In Bradyrhizobium guangxiense, the following are encoded in one genomic region:
- a CDS encoding recombinase family protein yields MKPLAYSYLRISTDVQQKGHGRERQLEASRAYAESNGLELAEDREIEDIGISAFKGANVRDGALGGFLEAVRAGRIKPGSFLIVESLDRLSREEVSTAHTLFLSIIQAGINVVTLTDNQLYRTGHTGLVELVQSLVIMSRAHEESQTKSLRLSAAWKNKRGAALSLRPMTKWCPRWLELAPDRSTYVPIPARADVVRQIFTDSADGIGNYKIADRLNKAGTPTFNESDGWHPSYIAKILENRAVLGEFQPGFRQDSRRVLTGEVVKNYFPAVIDEELFYRARHAKSHRQFNGKGVGRKGAGFSNLFSGLATCAYCGASMKYDNKGSGPKGNRYLVCSKSARRFGCHGKRWRYRDFETSFLAFVSEIDLATLVDPDDRQKEQKNAAQKVTSLEGEIGSVNALMDKTYNLLESGAPEEFILSKLRELQARKDELAAQIAESRKAFEKLESERQMLSQSRDEIAGLLQRLQNANQPDLFELRSKLSSHLKSMIHTLTVAPQGGQPRLTKIAQNTREAFGADAADVAAHIARRAVTPEQALRYFSVGLRDGRVRIVFPDAKDPLRYEQQIVASRSSDPAYDWPHEANA; encoded by the coding sequence TTGAAACCTTTAGCTTATTCTTACCTTAGAATTTCGACCGACGTGCAGCAAAAGGGGCATGGGCGAGAACGACAACTCGAAGCCTCGCGAGCTTATGCTGAATCTAACGGGCTTGAACTCGCGGAAGACCGCGAGATCGAGGACATTGGTATCTCGGCGTTCAAGGGAGCTAATGTTCGCGACGGAGCGCTCGGCGGGTTTCTTGAAGCCGTCAGGGCTGGCCGGATCAAGCCCGGCTCGTTCCTAATTGTGGAATCGCTTGACCGACTCAGTCGCGAGGAAGTCTCGACTGCGCACACGCTGTTTTTGAGCATAATCCAGGCAGGCATTAACGTCGTCACTCTGACCGACAATCAGCTCTATCGTACCGGGCACACCGGCCTAGTTGAGTTGGTCCAATCTCTGGTCATCATGAGCCGGGCGCATGAGGAATCTCAGACGAAGAGCCTGCGACTTTCCGCCGCATGGAAGAACAAGAGAGGAGCCGCGCTGTCGTTAAGGCCGATGACGAAGTGGTGCCCTCGTTGGCTTGAACTCGCTCCCGATCGCAGCACCTACGTCCCAATCCCCGCTCGTGCCGACGTGGTCCGGCAGATTTTCACCGATAGTGCGGATGGGATCGGCAATTACAAAATCGCGGATCGTTTGAACAAGGCTGGCACACCGACGTTCAACGAATCCGATGGTTGGCATCCATCATATATTGCAAAGATCCTCGAAAATCGCGCTGTCTTGGGTGAATTCCAGCCGGGTTTTCGGCAGGACAGCAGGCGTGTGCTCACAGGCGAAGTCGTCAAAAATTACTTTCCTGCAGTGATCGACGAGGAGCTGTTCTATCGAGCTCGCCATGCCAAATCGCATCGGCAATTCAACGGCAAGGGCGTCGGCCGGAAAGGTGCGGGCTTCAGCAATCTATTCTCGGGCCTTGCCACTTGCGCGTATTGCGGCGCCTCGATGAAGTACGACAACAAGGGTAGTGGCCCAAAGGGCAATCGTTATCTCGTTTGCTCAAAATCCGCCCGGCGATTTGGGTGCCATGGCAAGCGATGGCGGTACCGTGATTTTGAAACTTCATTTCTTGCCTTCGTCAGCGAGATTGATCTGGCGACTTTGGTTGATCCAGACGATCGTCAGAAAGAACAAAAAAACGCCGCTCAGAAAGTCACATCGCTGGAGGGCGAGATTGGCAGCGTAAATGCCCTCATGGATAAGACCTATAATCTCTTGGAGTCTGGCGCTCCCGAAGAGTTCATCCTGTCGAAATTGCGGGAATTGCAAGCGCGCAAGGATGAGTTGGCGGCACAGATCGCGGAATCGCGCAAAGCATTTGAGAAACTGGAGTCCGAAAGGCAGATGCTGTCGCAGAGCAGGGACGAAATCGCTGGCCTCCTTCAGCGTCTTCAGAACGCAAACCAACCGGATCTTTTCGAGCTGCGGTCGAAACTCTCGTCTCATCTCAAATCGATGATCCACACCTTGACCGTGGCCCCGCAAGGAGGACAGCCACGACTGACAAAGATCGCTCAGAATACGCGAGAGGCGTTCGGCGCTGATGCAGCGGATGTGGCGGCTCATATCGCACGTCGTGCTGTTACACCGGAGCAAGCCCTTCGATACTTTTCTGTAGGCCTTCGGGATGGGCGTGTGAGGATCGTGTTCCCGGATGCAAAGGACCCGCTCAGGTACGAGCAACAAATAGTCGCGTCCAGATCGAGCGATCCAGCGTACGATTGGCCTCACGAGGCAAATGCGTGA
- a CDS encoding YifB family Mg chelatase-like AAA ATPase, with amino-acid sequence MAADRRTGLNVNTFAIVGLPDKAVSEARERVRSALIASGLALPARRIIVNLAPADLPKEGSHYDLPIALGLMAAIGAIPPDALAGFTVLGELGLDGSIAPVAGVLPAAIGANMREEGLICPAACGSEAAWASPDIQIIAASSLIQIANHFKGTQVLSRPSPKVHEAVTSTLDLRDIKGQESAKRALEIAAAGGHHLLMIGAPGAGKSMLAARLPSILPPLSPGELLEVSMIASVAGEIEGGALTARRPFRSPHHSASMAALTGGGMRAKPGEISLAHQGVLFLDELPEFDPRVLDSLRQPLENGEVAVSRANHRVTYPARFMLVAAMNPCRCGNAFEPGYACKRGRIDRCTGDYQARISGPLMDRIDLRIEVPAVTAADLILPPPAEGSAEVAARVAAARDIQLARYADAGLPTIRTNAEAPASVLEEIAKPDAQGAKLLRDAAETMRLSARGYHRVLRVARTLADLDHADRIGRLHLAEALSYRALAEDVRQIA; translated from the coding sequence ATGGCCGCTGATAGAAGAACGGGGTTAAATGTCAACACCTTTGCCATCGTCGGCCTGCCTGACAAGGCAGTGTCGGAGGCACGCGAGCGGGTGCGCTCGGCGCTGATCGCCTCGGGACTGGCGCTGCCGGCACGGCGGATCATCGTCAATCTGGCCCCCGCCGACCTGCCCAAGGAAGGCAGCCATTACGACCTGCCGATCGCGCTCGGCCTGATGGCGGCGATCGGGGCGATCCCGCCGGATGCGCTGGCCGGCTTCACCGTGCTCGGCGAGCTCGGTCTCGACGGCTCGATCGCGCCCGTGGCCGGCGTCCTTCCCGCCGCGATCGGCGCCAATATGCGCGAGGAGGGGTTGATCTGCCCGGCGGCCTGCGGCTCCGAAGCGGCGTGGGCGAGCCCTGACATCCAGATCATCGCAGCAAGTTCGCTGATCCAGATCGCCAACCATTTCAAGGGCACGCAGGTGCTGTCGCGGCCCTCGCCGAAGGTCCACGAAGCCGTCACCTCCACGCTCGACCTGCGCGACATCAAGGGCCAGGAGAGCGCCAAGCGCGCGCTGGAGATCGCGGCTGCCGGCGGGCACCATCTGCTCATGATCGGCGCACCCGGCGCCGGAAAGTCGATGCTGGCCGCGCGCCTGCCCTCGATCCTGCCGCCGCTGTCGCCGGGCGAGCTGCTCGAGGTCTCGATGATCGCCTCCGTCGCCGGCGAGATCGAAGGCGGCGCGCTGACGGCGCGGCGGCCGTTCCGCTCGCCGCATCATTCCGCGAGCATGGCGGCGCTGACCGGCGGCGGCATGCGCGCCAAGCCCGGCGAGATCTCGCTGGCGCATCAGGGTGTGCTGTTTCTCGACGAGCTGCCCGAGTTCGATCCACGCGTGCTGGATTCGCTGCGGCAACCGCTGGAGAACGGCGAGGTCGCGGTGTCGCGCGCCAATCATCGCGTCACTTATCCTGCGCGCTTCATGCTGGTCGCGGCGATGAATCCGTGCCGCTGCGGCAACGCGTTCGAGCCCGGCTATGCCTGCAAGCGCGGCCGCATCGACCGCTGCACCGGCGATTACCAGGCGCGCATCTCGGGCCCGCTGATGGACCGCATCGACCTGCGCATCGAGGTGCCGGCCGTGACCGCGGCCGATCTGATCCTGCCGCCGCCGGCGGAGGGATCGGCCGAGGTCGCCGCGCGCGTGGCGGCGGCGCGCGACATCCAGCTCGCACGTTACGCCGATGCCGGCCTGCCGACGATCCGCACCAATGCCGAGGCCCCGGCCTCGGTGCTGGAGGAGATCGCAAAGCCGGACGCGCAAGGCGCCAAATTGCTGCGCGACGCTGCCGAGACCATGCGGCTGTCGGCGCGCGGCTATCACCGCGTGCTGCGAGTCGCGCGCACGCTGGCCGATCTCGATCATGCCGACAGGATCGGCCGGCTGCACCTGGCCGAAGCCCTCTCCTATCGCGCACTCGCGGAGGATGTGCGCCAGATCGCTTGA
- a CDS encoding PAS domain-containing hybrid sensor histidine kinase/response regulator encodes MGQTFRIKVRMRRFRRQHPRIAFAIRSFMIFLATFGGAYGFVSGSRSDTSGYDPHTFAIGASFLFALACLGLATLSMRLRFVAKRLRTLAAHNETLIDRNWELKEAEERARSLFEQQGDLIVLRATDGRIIFANEAYCALAGQPRSALLGTRFDFDVLEQGESARESNGTRIHDQKIATPLGARWIAWREGYVRLDAGQPAELQSVGRDVTDRTETERALADARDQADAANRAKSRFLAMASHEIRTPLNGIIGMGGLLLDTSLTPEQATYARAVKTSGEALMALIEELLDYSKIEAGKLDLEQRPFALSTLVEEITELLAPRAQAKTLEIAAYVDEPLPLEVVGDAARLRQVLLNLAGNAIKFTANGGVALIVEPGIWPNEISFLVRDTGIGIAPEAQQRIFREFEQADERVARTYGGTGLGLSISERIVKRMGGRITLTSEPGKGSTFEIAVPLPPSPASAGQTAFPSPDLAGKSILLVADGIEASLIARRLERWGGQTCLVADAAVAEALLPERAWHAVLIDRAIGAATADHLGEVSRAHAQQRLVLLTSSSRHEKLSPAFTGFLVKPLRAASLAARLALTPEIASPDLAPEPPPAAAGATPARGLSILVAEDNEINALLMRSLLTKLGHRVVIAVHGEAALESWLAASSAGTPYDLVLMDIQMPQLDGIEATKRIRAHEAATSGHHTPILALTANTLVEDRYACFEAGMTGFLIKPLDRDKLDEALAGLAAAQRLAV; translated from the coding sequence ATGGGTCAGACGTTCCGGATCAAGGTGCGCATGCGCCGCTTCAGGCGGCAGCACCCCCGCATCGCCTTTGCGATCCGCTCCTTCATGATCTTCTTGGCGACCTTCGGCGGCGCCTATGGTTTCGTGTCCGGCAGCCGGTCCGATACCTCCGGCTACGATCCGCACACCTTTGCGATCGGCGCCAGCTTCCTGTTCGCGCTCGCCTGCCTCGGCCTTGCGACGCTGAGCATGCGCCTGCGTTTCGTGGCCAAGCGGCTGCGCACGCTCGCCGCCCACAACGAGACGCTGATCGACCGCAATTGGGAGCTGAAGGAAGCGGAGGAACGGGCCCGCAGCCTGTTCGAGCAGCAGGGCGATCTCATCGTGCTGCGCGCTACCGATGGCCGCATCATCTTCGCCAACGAGGCCTATTGCGCGCTCGCGGGACAGCCGCGCAGCGCGCTGCTCGGCACGCGCTTCGATTTCGACGTGCTGGAGCAGGGCGAGAGCGCGCGCGAGAGCAACGGCACGCGCATCCACGATCAGAAGATCGCAACCCCGCTCGGCGCGCGCTGGATCGCCTGGCGCGAAGGCTATGTCCGCCTCGATGCCGGCCAGCCCGCCGAACTGCAGAGCGTGGGACGCGACGTCACCGACCGCACCGAGACTGAACGCGCCTTGGCGGACGCCCGCGACCAGGCCGACGCCGCCAACCGCGCCAAATCGCGCTTCCTGGCGATGGCCTCGCACGAGATCCGCACGCCGCTGAACGGCATCATCGGCATGGGCGGCCTGCTGCTCGACACGTCGCTGACGCCGGAGCAGGCGACCTATGCGAGGGCCGTCAAGACCTCGGGCGAAGCCTTGATGGCGCTGATCGAGGAATTGCTCGACTATTCCAAGATCGAGGCCGGCAAGCTCGATCTCGAGCAGCGTCCCTTCGCGCTCTCGACCCTGGTCGAGGAGATCACCGAGCTGCTCGCGCCGCGCGCGCAGGCAAAGACGCTCGAGATCGCCGCTTATGTCGACGAGCCCCTGCCGCTGGAAGTGGTCGGCGACGCTGCGCGGCTGCGCCAGGTGCTGCTCAACCTCGCTGGCAACGCCATCAAGTTCACCGCGAATGGCGGCGTCGCGCTGATCGTCGAGCCCGGCATCTGGCCGAACGAGATCAGCTTCCTGGTCCGCGACACCGGCATCGGCATCGCGCCGGAGGCGCAGCAACGCATCTTCCGTGAATTCGAGCAGGCCGACGAGCGCGTCGCCCGCACCTATGGCGGCACCGGGCTCGGACTTTCCATCAGCGAGCGCATCGTCAAGCGCATGGGCGGCCGGATCACGCTCACGAGCGAGCCGGGCAAAGGCTCGACCTTCGAGATCGCGGTGCCGCTTCCGCCGTCGCCAGCGAGCGCAGGACAGACGGCCTTTCCAAGCCCCGACCTCGCCGGCAAGTCAATTCTCCTCGTCGCCGACGGCATCGAGGCCTCGCTGATCGCGCGGCGGCTGGAACGCTGGGGCGGCCAGACCTGCCTGGTCGCGGATGCGGCGGTCGCCGAAGCGCTGCTGCCGGAACGCGCATGGCACGCGGTGCTGATCGATCGTGCGATTGGTGCTGCCACAGCCGACCATCTCGGCGAAGTGTCCCGCGCGCATGCGCAGCAGCGCCTCGTGCTGCTGACGTCGAGCTCACGCCATGAAAAGCTGTCGCCGGCCTTCACTGGCTTTCTGGTGAAGCCGCTGCGCGCGGCCTCGCTCGCCGCGCGCCTTGCGCTGACGCCGGAGATCGCCTCGCCGGACCTCGCGCCGGAGCCACCACCTGCAGCCGCCGGCGCGACGCCCGCAAGGGGCCTCTCGATCCTCGTTGCCGAGGACAACGAGATCAACGCGCTGTTGATGCGCTCGCTACTGACGAAGCTCGGCCACCGCGTCGTCATCGCCGTCCACGGCGAGGCCGCGCTGGAGTCCTGGCTCGCCGCGTCATCGGCCGGCACGCCCTATGATCTCGTGCTGATGGATATCCAGATGCCGCAGCTCGACGGCATCGAGGCGACCAAGCGCATCCGCGCGCATGAGGCCGCCACGAGCGGCCACCACACGCCGATCCTTGCGCTCACCGCCAACACGCTGGTCGAGGATCGCTATGCCTGCTTCGAAGCGGGCATGACCGGGTTTCTGATCAAGCCGCTCGACCGCGACAAGCTGGACGAAGCGCTGGCAGGGCTCGCGGCGGCGCAGCGGCTCGCTGTGTAA
- a CDS encoding histidine phosphatase family protein, whose protein sequence is MNVLCRLAIVVLLAGISHHAAADTPELISSLKQGGYVLIFRHTATDDSQKDVYPFKFDDMSAQRQLSEKGRDMARQIGAAIKDLAIPIGDVYTSRLNRAIEAGKLISGREVKPVDTLTDSSSASASGMANPTGANARAGQAVRQLVDAPPRAGTNTFLITHKTNIADAFGKDAGDVQEGEAFVYKASGSGPATFAGRIKIADWSAKAGK, encoded by the coding sequence ATGAATGTGCTCTGCCGCCTCGCAATCGTTGTCCTCCTCGCCGGAATTTCCCACCACGCCGCGGCCGATACGCCGGAGCTCATCTCATCGCTCAAGCAGGGCGGCTATGTCTTGATCTTTCGGCACACCGCGACCGACGACAGCCAAAAGGACGTCTACCCGTTCAAGTTCGACGACATGAGCGCCCAGCGTCAGCTCAGTGAAAAGGGTAGGGACATGGCGCGTCAGATCGGGGCGGCGATCAAGGACCTCGCGATCCCGATCGGCGACGTCTACACCAGCCGGCTGAACCGCGCGATCGAGGCCGGCAAGCTGATCTCCGGCCGCGAGGTCAAGCCGGTCGACACGTTGACGGACAGCAGCAGCGCCAGCGCATCGGGAATGGCAAACCCGACCGGCGCCAATGCAAGGGCCGGACAGGCCGTGCGTCAGCTCGTCGATGCGCCGCCGAGGGCGGGCACGAACACGTTCCTGATCACCCACAAGACCAACATCGCCGATGCCTTCGGCAAGGACGCCGGCGACGTGCAGGAGGGCGAGGCTTTCGTCTACAAGGCCAGCGGCTCCGGTCCCGCCACCTTTGCGGGACGCATCAAGATCGCCGATTGGAGTGCGAAGGCCGGCAAGTGA
- a CDS encoding AI-2E family transporter, with translation MISLAFGWLLWPFSGALLWATLLAIIFAPFYRACLERFPEWRNLAALSTVIVVVVMVLIPVGVVIASLIDQGGELVQRVQSGEINLAHPLQQLKAALPDWATSMSDRLAGIDLSALKERLSSLVVPAGQQLAGHAINIGQLTVEFVASLLVMLYLLFFFLRDGDELNLRIRSALPLRGSHTAEILDAFTLAVRGTIKGIILVALIQGALGGLIFWLLGLTAPLLAGAIMALFSLLPVLGSALVWVPAGLYLLVTGAVTKGIILLAFGTFVIGLADNFLRPILVGQSIRMPSYVVLLATLGGLATFGANGFVIGPLVAAMFLTAWHIFVSAEQRQEVRD, from the coding sequence GTGATCTCCCTCGCGTTCGGCTGGCTGCTTTGGCCTTTCTCCGGCGCCTTGTTGTGGGCCACGCTGCTGGCGATCATCTTCGCGCCCTTCTATCGAGCTTGCCTGGAAAGATTTCCGGAATGGCGCAATCTCGCGGCACTTTCCACCGTCATCGTCGTGGTCGTCATGGTCCTGATTCCCGTCGGGGTCGTGATCGCTTCACTCATCGACCAGGGAGGCGAGCTGGTTCAGCGCGTTCAGAGTGGCGAGATCAACCTGGCTCATCCTCTGCAGCAACTGAAAGCCGCGCTGCCGGACTGGGCTACGTCCATGTCAGATCGCCTGGCGGGCATCGACCTGTCGGCTTTGAAAGAACGCTTGTCGAGCCTGGTGGTCCCGGCCGGGCAGCAGCTGGCGGGGCACGCGATCAACATCGGCCAGTTGACGGTGGAGTTCGTCGCGAGCCTGCTCGTGATGCTCTACTTGCTGTTCTTCTTCCTGCGCGACGGCGACGAGCTGAACCTGCGCATCCGCAGCGCGCTGCCGCTGCGGGGGAGCCATACCGCCGAGATCCTGGATGCGTTCACCCTGGCCGTTCGCGGGACGATCAAGGGCATCATTCTGGTTGCGCTGATCCAGGGCGCGCTTGGCGGTCTGATCTTCTGGCTGCTCGGCCTGACTGCGCCGCTGCTGGCGGGCGCCATCATGGCGCTGTTTTCGCTTCTTCCGGTGCTCGGCTCCGCCCTGGTCTGGGTTCCGGCCGGCCTCTATTTGCTCGTGACGGGCGCCGTCACGAAGGGGATCATCCTGCTCGCTTTCGGGACCTTCGTGATCGGCCTTGCCGACAACTTCCTCCGCCCCATCCTGGTCGGACAGTCGATCCGGATGCCGAGCTATGTCGTGTTGCTCGCGACCCTGGGTGGCCTGGCAACCTTCGGAGCGAACGGCTTCGTCATCGGGCCGCTCGTCGCCGCCATGTTTCTGACGGCGTGGCACATCTTCGTCAGCGCGGAACAGCGACAAGAGGTTCGCGACTGA
- the coaA gene encoding type I pantothenate kinase, whose amino-acid sequence MDIRAPEQQYNPYRIYTREEWARLRDDTPMTLEPGEFDRLRSLHDRLDLKEVEDIYLPLSRLLSIYVDAMQRLYYAERQFLNIRDRKVPYIIGVAGSVAVGKSTTARVLQALLARWSPRPKVELITTDGFLYPKALLEQQGILQKKGFPESYDLPLLLSFLSDIKSGRRHVRSPVYSHLTYDIVPNEWAEIDQPDILIVEGVNVLQTGKLPRDGKAVPVVSDFFDFSVYIDADEAALRQWYIKRFLALRDTAFTNPKSYFNRYALLSDEEATATATAIWERTNLANLEDNILPTRPRATLILKKGADHAVESVALRRL is encoded by the coding sequence ATGGATATCCGCGCACCCGAGCAGCAGTATAATCCGTACCGCATCTATACGCGCGAGGAGTGGGCGCGTCTGCGCGACGACACCCCGATGACGCTGGAGCCGGGCGAGTTCGACCGGCTGCGCTCGTTGCACGATCGCCTCGATCTCAAGGAGGTCGAGGACATCTACCTGCCGCTGTCGCGCCTGCTCTCGATCTATGTCGACGCGATGCAGCGCCTGTACTACGCCGAGCGCCAATTCCTCAACATCCGCGACCGCAAGGTGCCCTACATCATCGGCGTTGCCGGATCGGTCGCGGTCGGGAAATCCACCACGGCCCGCGTGCTTCAGGCATTGCTGGCGCGCTGGTCGCCGCGCCCGAAGGTCGAGCTGATCACCACCGACGGATTTCTTTATCCGAAGGCGCTGCTCGAGCAGCAGGGCATTCTGCAGAAGAAGGGGTTTCCCGAGAGCTACGATCTGCCGCTGCTGCTGAGCTTCCTCTCCGATATCAAGTCCGGCCGCCGCCATGTGCGCTCGCCGGTCTATTCGCATCTGACCTATGACATCGTGCCGAACGAATGGGCCGAGATCGACCAGCCCGACATCCTGATCGTCGAGGGCGTCAACGTCCTGCAGACCGGCAAGCTGCCGCGCGACGGCAAGGCGGTGCCGGTGGTTTCCGACTTCTTCGATTTCTCGGTCTATATTGACGCCGACGAGGCGGCGCTGCGGCAATGGTACATCAAGCGCTTCCTGGCGCTGCGCGATACCGCATTCACCAATCCGAAGTCCTACTTCAACCGTTATGCGCTGCTCTCGGACGAGGAGGCCACGGCCACCGCCACCGCGATCTGGGAGCGCACCAACCTCGCCAATCTCGAGGACAACATTCTGCCGACCCGTCCGCGCGCGACGCTGATCCTGAAGAAGGGCGCCGACCACGCGGTGGAGAGCGTGGCGCTCAGGCGCCTGTAA
- a CDS encoding phosphoribosyl-ATP diphosphatase translates to MPRFTIHDLVETIDARAAAGGEVSYTRKLLDKGAEHCAKKFGEEAVETVIAAVENDRAHLIAEGADLLYHFLVLLKARGIKLEEVEAALGKRTSMSGLEEKASRKSD, encoded by the coding sequence ATGCCGCGTTTCACGATCCATGATCTGGTCGAGACCATCGACGCCCGCGCCGCGGCCGGCGGCGAGGTGTCGTATACCCGCAAGCTGCTCGACAAGGGCGCCGAGCATTGCGCCAAGAAGTTCGGCGAGGAAGCAGTCGAAACCGTAATCGCAGCAGTCGAAAACGACCGCGCGCATCTGATCGCCGAGGGCGCGGACCTGCTCTATCATTTCCTTGTGCTTTTGAAGGCACGCGGCATAAAGCTAGAAGAGGTCGAGGCTGCGCTGGGCAAGCGCACGTCGATGTCAGGGTTGGAAGAAAAGGCGTCGCGCAAGAGCGATTGA
- the hisF gene encoding imidazole glycerol phosphate synthase subunit HisF has product MFKVRVIPCLDVKDGRVVKGVNFVDLRDAGDPVEAAIAYDAAGADELTFLDITATHENRGIMLDVVRRTAEACFMPVTVGGGVREVNDIKTLLRAGADKVSINSAAVSRREFVKEAAEKFGEQCVVVAIDAKRVKRPGGDRWEIFTHGGRNSTGIDAIEYAQEVVALGAGEILLTSMDRDGTRQGFDIPLTRAIADSVPVPVIASGGVGNLDHLVDGIRDGHATAVLAASIFHFGEFTIREAKEHMARRGLPMRLDA; this is encoded by the coding sequence ATGTTCAAGGTCCGCGTGATCCCCTGCCTCGACGTCAAGGACGGCCGCGTCGTCAAGGGCGTCAACTTCGTCGATCTGCGCGATGCCGGCGATCCCGTCGAAGCCGCGATCGCCTATGACGCCGCCGGCGCCGACGAGCTCACTTTCCTCGACATCACCGCCACCCACGAGAACCGCGGCATCATGCTGGACGTGGTCCGCCGCACGGCGGAAGCCTGCTTCATGCCCGTGACCGTCGGCGGCGGCGTGCGCGAGGTCAACGACATCAAGACGCTGCTGCGCGCCGGCGCCGACAAGGTCTCGATCAACAGCGCGGCGGTATCCCGCCGCGAGTTCGTCAAGGAAGCTGCCGAAAAATTCGGCGAGCAGTGCGTGGTGGTCGCGATCGACGCCAAGCGGGTCAAGCGTCCGGGCGGCGATCGCTGGGAGATCTTCACCCATGGCGGCCGCAACTCGACCGGCATCGACGCCATCGAATATGCCCAGGAAGTGGTCGCGCTCGGCGCCGGTGAAATCCTGCTCACCTCGATGGATCGCGACGGCACCAGGCAAGGCTTCGACATCCCGCTGACCCGGGCGATCGCCGACAGTGTGCCCGTCCCGGTGATCGCCTCGGGCGGCGTCGGCAATCTCGATCATCTGGTCGACGGCATCCGCGACGGACACGCCACAGCCGTGCTGGCGGCCTCGATCTTCCATTTCGGGGAATTCACCATCCGTGAAGCCAAGGAGCACATGGCCCGCCGCGGGCTGCCGATGCGCCTCGATGCCTGA
- the hisA gene encoding 1-(5-phosphoribosyl)-5-[(5-phosphoribosylamino)methylideneamino]imidazole-4-carboxamide isomerase, producing the protein MILFPAIDLKNGQCVRLEQGDMARATVFNLNPAAQAQSFVEQGFEYLHVVDLDGAFAGKPVNAEAVEAMLKTIKIPVQLGGGIRDLKTVEAWLDKGITRVIIGTAAVRDPELVKAAAKKFPGRVAVGLDARDGKVAVEGWAETSQVTALEIAKRFEDAGVAAIIFTDIARDGLLKGLNLDATIALADAISIPVIASGGLASIADVKAMLTPRASRLAGAIAGRALYDGRLDPAAALTLIRNARAPGS; encoded by the coding sequence ATGATCCTCTTTCCCGCGATCGATCTCAAGAACGGCCAGTGCGTGCGCCTCGAGCAAGGCGACATGGCGCGCGCGACGGTGTTCAACCTCAATCCCGCCGCGCAGGCGCAGAGCTTCGTCGAGCAGGGTTTTGAGTATCTCCACGTCGTCGACCTCGACGGTGCCTTTGCCGGCAAGCCGGTGAACGCCGAGGCCGTCGAGGCGATGCTGAAGACGATCAAGATTCCGGTGCAGCTCGGCGGCGGCATTCGCGATCTCAAGACCGTCGAAGCCTGGCTCGACAAGGGCATCACCCGCGTCATCATCGGCACCGCTGCGGTGCGCGATCCCGAGCTGGTGAAGGCTGCGGCGAAGAAATTCCCCGGCCGCGTCGCGGTCGGGCTGGACGCGCGCGACGGCAAGGTCGCGGTCGAAGGCTGGGCCGAGACCTCGCAAGTCACGGCGCTGGAGATCGCCAAGCGGTTCGAGGATGCCGGCGTTGCCGCCATCATCTTCACCGACATCGCGCGCGACGGCCTGCTCAAGGGCCTGAACCTGGATGCGACCATCGCGCTGGCCGATGCCATCTCGATCCCCGTGATCGCCTCCGGCGGCCTCGCCTCGATCGCGGATGTCAAGGCGATGCTGACGCCGCGCGCATCGAGGCTCGCCGGCGCGATCGCGGGCCGCGCGCTTTACGACGGCCGGCTCGATCCCGCCGCAGCCCTCACCCTGATCCGCAACGCGCGCGCGCCCGGGAGCTGA
- the hisH gene encoding imidazole glycerol phosphate synthase subunit HisH, whose protein sequence is MSVAIIDYGSGNLHSAAKAFERAARGLENPQKVFVTSDPDRAYEADRLVLPGVGAFADCRRGLDAVNGMVEAITEAVRVKARPFFGICVGMQLMESRGKEHVITEGLNWIGGDVEKITPRDESLKIPHMGWNTLEVLREHPVLNKLPLGPKGQHAYFVHSYHLNPASEADVLARADYGGAVTAIVAKDTAIGTQFHPEKSQRFGLALISNFLRWKP, encoded by the coding sequence ATGAGCGTCGCCATCATCGATTACGGTTCCGGAAACCTGCATTCCGCCGCGAAAGCCTTCGAGCGCGCCGCGCGCGGCCTGGAAAATCCGCAGAAGGTCTTCGTCACCAGCGATCCCGATCGGGCTTACGAGGCTGACCGCCTGGTGCTGCCCGGCGTCGGCGCCTTTGCCGATTGCCGGCGCGGGTTAGACGCCGTCAACGGCATGGTCGAGGCGATCACCGAAGCCGTGCGCGTCAAGGCGCGGCCGTTCTTCGGCATCTGCGTCGGCATGCAGTTGATGGAAAGCCGCGGCAAGGAGCATGTCATCACCGAAGGCCTGAACTGGATCGGCGGCGACGTCGAGAAGATCACGCCGCGCGACGAGAGCCTGAAGATCCCGCACATGGGCTGGAACACGCTCGAGGTGCTCAGGGAGCATCCGGTGCTGAACAAGCTGCCGCTCGGCCCCAAGGGCCAGCACGCCTATTTCGTGCATTCCTACCACCTCAATCCCGCCAGCGAGGCGGACGTGCTGGCGCGCGCAGATTACGGCGGGGCCGTCACCGCGATCGTCGCGAAGGACACCGCCATCGGCACGCAGTTTCACCCCGAGAAGAGCCAGCGCTTCGGCCTCGCTCTGATCTCGAATTTCTTGCGATGGAAACCGTGA